In a genomic window of Leptospira brenneri:
- a CDS encoding peptidase M23, translated as MEISLLRRFLFLICFLPAVLWGQSKIPDIPANEVGFPLPYYSPVSGTFAEIRNHNLHLGSDFKSYGLNGHSILATFDGYIEEISYSKTGYGLSLNLYSPKYKLKSKYAHLHSFGGSLYDLELLRRAILLMGDPSGFQLKLTPGMFSAKKGTALGKTGESGSGISHLHLEFRTEKGIINPLYFPEIHQKDTTPPTILSMYLEGDNLERPILLTAKEKSKGKYELFTDSGELFESISLTGKVRIRLSGYDFIRSRNKNNVYGMDLSVNGNSIFSRNFDFLAYEDGSKKHQFYDINRSSLAPPVYFYHMYEQSKNFKEEGFSLDLEGYKPKEKLSLEVSLRDATGNKSSVFFTVIHDQSDTDKERFTKKQKNGNKFNSSDGKVSVDLSKAEVSGEGVLLITETSEKDIPFKIPTGLPLKGKIYHLDTKKMSWKGEGIGEWNLSYTTSTKESLYFYDTSIGKFQSITHKRKPSGFSFKLTKLGFIMVLSDETPPTIFPMTSLARYIELPEVRNQCFEERFYVLGDTGSGFRTSVDLTIDGQSYPYEYDPDRRAIRVLIPKSLQKERPYLLLEAKAFDFAGNVSEPFVDLISTNGWLDELQASCPVME; from the coding sequence ATGGAGATTTCTCTTCTTCGTAGGTTCCTATTCTTAATTTGTTTCCTGCCCGCTGTTTTATGGGGCCAGTCCAAAATCCCCGATATTCCTGCAAACGAGGTTGGGTTTCCCCTACCTTATTATTCTCCGGTTTCTGGAACTTTTGCGGAAATCCGTAATCACAACTTACATTTAGGTTCTGATTTTAAATCCTATGGTCTGAATGGGCATAGCATCTTAGCTACGTTTGATGGATACATTGAAGAAATCAGTTATTCAAAAACGGGATATGGGCTTTCCCTCAATCTTTATAGTCCTAAATACAAATTAAAATCTAAATATGCCCACTTACATTCCTTTGGTGGAAGTTTGTATGATTTAGAACTCCTCCGCCGAGCCATTTTACTCATGGGTGACCCAAGTGGGTTCCAATTGAAACTCACTCCGGGAATGTTCTCTGCCAAAAAAGGAACGGCCCTTGGCAAAACGGGGGAATCTGGATCAGGAATTTCCCACCTCCACTTGGAGTTTAGGACCGAAAAAGGAATCATCAATCCCCTCTACTTTCCCGAAATCCACCAAAAGGATACCACACCACCCACAATCCTTTCCATGTATTTGGAAGGAGATAACTTAGAAAGACCCATCCTTCTGACTGCTAAGGAAAAATCCAAAGGTAAGTATGAGCTCTTTACTGATTCGGGAGAACTCTTTGAATCCATTTCTCTTACAGGTAAGGTTCGGATTCGTTTGAGTGGGTATGACTTCATTCGTTCACGAAATAAAAACAATGTATATGGAATGGATTTATCTGTGAACGGAAATTCTATCTTTAGTCGTAACTTTGATTTTTTGGCTTATGAAGATGGTTCCAAAAAACACCAGTTTTACGATATTAATAGATCCTCTCTAGCCCCACCTGTATATTTTTATCATATGTATGAACAATCGAAAAATTTTAAAGAAGAGGGATTTTCTTTAGATTTGGAAGGATACAAACCAAAAGAAAAATTATCTTTAGAGGTTTCTCTTCGTGATGCTACTGGCAACAAGTCCTCTGTATTTTTCACTGTCATCCACGATCAAAGTGATACGGACAAAGAAAGATTCACAAAAAAACAAAAGAATGGAAACAAATTTAACTCAAGTGACGGAAAGGTCAGTGTTGATTTATCCAAAGCAGAAGTTTCTGGGGAAGGAGTTTTACTCATCACGGAAACAAGTGAAAAAGACATCCCTTTTAAAATTCCCACAGGCCTTCCTCTCAAAGGAAAAATCTACCACCTTGATACTAAAAAAATGAGTTGGAAAGGAGAAGGAATCGGAGAATGGAATCTTAGTTATACAACATCAACAAAAGAATCACTTTATTTTTATGATACCTCGATTGGGAAATTCCAATCGATCACCCACAAAAGAAAACCAAGCGGATTTAGTTTTAAACTCACCAAACTAGGGTTTATTATGGTTTTGTCTGATGAAACTCCACCCACAATTTTTCCGATGACTTCCCTTGCGCGTTACATTGAACTTCCTGAAGTCAGAAACCAATGTTTTGAAGAAAGGTTTTATGTGTTAGGTGATACAGGGAGTGGATTTCGCACCAGTGTCGACCTAACGATTGATGGACAATCCTATCCTTATGAATATGATCCTGATAGACGTGCGATCCGAGTTCTGATTCCCAAGAGCCTACAAAAAGAAAGGCCTTATCTTCTTTTGGAAGCTAAGGCCTTCGACTTTGCCGGCAATGTTTCCGAACCGTTTGTGGATTTAATTTCTACTAACGGTTGGTTGGATGAACTTCAAGCCTCTTGTCCTGTCATGGAGTAA
- a CDS encoding LPS assembly lipoprotein LptE, with the protein MKLGIVSLFLFAISGCAFLFKEPGRPPKIDGVPIPDSKRLIYIQNVRNNTYSPGMHTRLTQMIMEEIDRRGRFITTREKTLAKYRLYAEIVHYQQVGDLMDLADRQITSELFVVTRVEIVEAETGNKIPMERSEIPGRVHFSTQIGFRESELEAQNRLLRVMALRIAEESERAWYYSLSGTLN; encoded by the coding sequence ATGAAACTAGGCATTGTCTCCTTATTCCTTTTTGCAATTTCGGGTTGTGCCTTTTTATTCAAGGAACCGGGTAGACCTCCCAAAATTGATGGAGTTCCCATCCCTGATTCTAAACGTTTGATTTACATCCAAAATGTGAGAAACAATACTTACTCCCCGGGAATGCATACCCGTCTCACACAAATGATTATGGAAGAAATTGATAGGCGGGGAAGGTTTATCACCACAAGGGAAAAAACTCTCGCGAAATACCGGTTGTATGCAGAGATTGTCCACTACCAACAAGTCGGAGATCTAATGGATCTTGCTGACAGACAAATTACTTCGGAACTATTTGTAGTCACTCGAGTCGAAATCGTTGAGGCCGAAACTGGAAATAAAATTCCCATGGAACGCAGTGAAATTCCTGGACGCGTTCATTTTTCTACTCAGATTGGGTTTCGGGAATCAGAATTGGAAGCGCAAAACCGCCTACTTCGGGTGATGGCACTTCGAATTGCAGAAGAATCAGAAAGGGCTTGGTATTATTCCCTTTCTGGTACATTGAACTAA
- a CDS encoding Fur family transcriptional regulator: protein MLAFEEYLKEKGLKITNQRLLVAQKIFSSHNHFTAEGLLDELKDNKDRISKATIYRILAIMVEAGLLEEHDFGKDYKYYEHIIGHEHHDHIICMQCGRIVEFIDERIEELQNKAASENGFTITGHSLNIFGNCVNFATCEHKIKK, encoded by the coding sequence ATGCTCGCCTTCGAAGAGTATTTAAAAGAAAAGGGACTTAAAATAACCAACCAGCGTCTGTTAGTTGCACAAAAGATTTTTTCTTCACACAATCATTTTACCGCTGAAGGTCTTTTGGATGAATTAAAAGACAATAAGGATCGTATCTCCAAAGCAACTATCTATAGAATCCTTGCCATAATGGTAGAGGCTGGCCTTTTGGAAGAACATGACTTTGGCAAAGATTATAAATACTATGAACATATCATTGGACATGAACACCATGATCATATCATTTGTATGCAATGCGGCCGCATAGTTGAGTTTATCGATGAAAGGATTGAAGAACTCCAAAACAAAGCGGCTTCAGAAAACGGATTTACCATCACAGGACATAGTTTGAATATTTTTGGCAACTGCGTGAACTTTGCCACTTGCGAACATAAAATCAAAAAATAG
- the tgt gene encoding tRNA guanosine(34) transglycosylase Tgt, whose protein sequence is MPSIFKEKSKDPGSYARTGTLELNGIQIETPIFMPVGTRGSIKSLSSSDIDELGYNLILANTYHLYLKPGKEVLDHFHGLKNFMSYKRALLTDSGGFQVFSLASLFKFEEDGVRFQSHIDGSYHKFTPASVIEMQRSIGSDIMMVLDDCAPYGSDLKRLELALERTHRWAKESYEYWMERPGGQNVFPIVQGGVNESLRKRSLDTLQNIDFPGIAIGGLSVGEPRPEYIRILECMAPFFDQARPRYLMGVGTVVDILEGVKNGIDMFDCVLPTRNARNGQVFTSLGKINLRNESHRLAEGPIDPECGCKVCTTYSLGYIRHLHKVKELTAFSLSTYHNLYFMQSFMEKMRKSIEIGNFQGFYDHWKNLFGS, encoded by the coding sequence GTGCCTTCTATTTTTAAAGAAAAATCCAAAGACCCCGGTTCTTATGCGAGGACCGGAACCTTAGAGTTAAATGGAATCCAAATCGAAACTCCCATCTTTATGCCGGTGGGAACGAGGGGAAGTATCAAGTCCCTTTCTTCGTCAGACATTGATGAGTTGGGTTACAACTTAATCTTAGCGAATACTTATCATCTATATTTAAAACCGGGGAAAGAAGTTTTAGACCACTTCCATGGTCTCAAAAACTTCATGTCATACAAAAGAGCCTTACTCACCGACTCCGGTGGATTCCAGGTCTTTAGCCTTGCCAGTCTCTTTAAATTTGAAGAAGATGGGGTTCGGTTTCAGTCCCATATTGATGGAAGTTACCATAAATTTACTCCTGCTTCTGTCATCGAAATGCAACGTTCCATTGGGTCCGATATCATGATGGTTCTAGATGACTGTGCTCCTTATGGAAGTGATCTGAAGCGATTGGAACTTGCTTTAGAAAGAACTCACCGCTGGGCTAAAGAATCATATGAATATTGGATGGAAAGGCCCGGTGGCCAGAATGTATTCCCCATTGTTCAGGGAGGAGTCAATGAATCCCTTCGAAAACGAAGTTTAGATACATTACAAAATATAGATTTTCCAGGGATTGCCATTGGGGGACTCAGTGTAGGGGAACCTAGACCTGAATACATTCGTATTTTAGAATGTATGGCACCATTTTTTGACCAGGCACGTCCTCGTTACCTGATGGGAGTGGGTACTGTTGTGGACATATTAGAAGGTGTTAAAAATGGAATCGATATGTTCGACTGTGTTTTGCCTACAAGGAATGCAAGAAACGGCCAAGTGTTCACCTCTCTAGGCAAAATCAACTTGCGGAATGAATCACATCGACTGGCAGAAGGTCCTATAGACCCTGAGTGCGGGTGTAAGGTTTGTACAACATATAGTCTTGGCTATATCCGCCATTTACATAAGGTGAAGGAGCTGACTGCCTTCTCACTCTCAACGTATCATAACTTATATTTTATGCAAAGCTTCATGGAAAAGATGCGAAAGTCCATAGAAATAGGCAATTTTCAGGGCTTTTATGACCATTGGAAAAATTTGTTTGGTAGCTAA
- a CDS encoding STAS domain-containing protein — MEITRREKDKIVVLDINGEIDLYNAPEIKDVIAKLIEEQKYCIVINLEKVSYIDSSGIGALISSLSNLKKYQGGLKIINVAGSVRKVFELTKLTSFFEIFDSEDEAVTAFK; from the coding sequence ATGGAAATCACCAGAAGGGAAAAAGATAAAATCGTAGTCCTCGATATTAACGGGGAAATCGACCTTTATAACGCGCCTGAGATCAAGGATGTAATCGCCAAATTGATCGAAGAACAGAAATATTGCATCGTCATCAATCTCGAGAAGGTTTCCTACATCGACTCTTCCGGAATTGGAGCTTTAATTTCAAGTTTGTCCAACTTGAAGAAATACCAAGGTGGGCTTAAAATCATCAACGTAGCTGGTTCAGTTCGTAAGGTATTTGAATTGACTAAGTTGACTTCATTTTTTGAAATTTTCGACAGCGAAGACGAAGCCGTCACTGCTTTTAAGTAA
- a CDS encoding lipoprotein LipL71, with product MLRKEKTTVFLSGLVLFSIGFVNCAQELPLKELALAKSQVERAERLSAEEFAPEEYSEAKKSLASANEFAAEEKASDSKKSADYAISKAYDALEKTLPKLAAKSREEAVTAIDAADEAYASEYTPEEFKKAVAARDAGETKLAQADASLASYLREDKDETAKELKRTVALQEYEDAHNHFAEASKISQDAKKVALDRSGSIRQSADEVDAALEKAYTYSKGGNPAIDEEKARVASAREDIEAGRLAAASLLQASVKDHAKNRNGQAREVVEDANARFGELNAETYLKSNAKESYASTQENLGASNESLQASGNLLEQEKFDDSIAQSEEAIRLAEISIDQIETLKGKNNVAKKDRKTVETETTTTTSTTTTEEGDKASSAQVEELSGGWKRYTVEKSNPADCLWRIADREDIYSDAKLWPRIFEANRKSIRNKNLIYPKQKLNIPPKTGKIGKAPKE from the coding sequence ATGTTAAGAAAGGAAAAGACAACAGTCTTTCTCTCTGGATTGGTATTGTTTTCCATTGGATTCGTTAATTGTGCCCAAGAACTACCATTAAAAGAACTAGCTTTAGCAAAGTCGCAGGTAGAAAGAGCAGAAAGACTTTCTGCAGAAGAATTTGCACCAGAAGAATATTCTGAAGCAAAGAAGAGTCTTGCTTCGGCAAATGAATTTGCTGCTGAAGAGAAGGCATCTGATTCTAAAAAGAGTGCAGATTATGCAATTTCTAAAGCTTACGATGCTTTGGAAAAAACATTGCCTAAGTTAGCTGCAAAATCTCGTGAAGAAGCGGTGACAGCGATTGATGCTGCTGATGAAGCGTATGCTTCTGAATACACACCGGAAGAATTCAAAAAAGCAGTTGCCGCTCGTGATGCTGGTGAAACAAAACTAGCACAGGCAGATGCAAGTCTTGCTTCTTATCTACGTGAAGATAAAGACGAAACAGCAAAAGAATTAAAACGTACTGTTGCCTTACAAGAATATGAAGATGCTCACAATCATTTTGCAGAAGCTTCCAAAATCAGCCAAGATGCAAAAAAAGTGGCACTCGACAGATCCGGTTCCATTCGTCAATCTGCTGATGAAGTGGACGCAGCTTTAGAAAAAGCTTATACATATTCCAAAGGTGGAAACCCTGCTATCGATGAAGAAAAAGCGAGAGTGGCTTCTGCACGCGAAGACATTGAAGCTGGTCGTTTGGCTGCTGCTTCTTTATTACAAGCTTCTGTAAAAGACCACGCAAAAAACCGTAATGGCCAAGCTCGTGAAGTGGTTGAAGATGCAAATGCTCGTTTCGGTGAATTAAACGCAGAAACTTATCTTAAATCCAATGCAAAAGAATCTTATGCAAGTACACAAGAAAACTTAGGTGCTTCTAATGAATCTCTTCAAGCTTCAGGAAACCTTTTAGAGCAAGAAAAATTTGATGATTCTATCGCTCAATCGGAAGAAGCCATTCGTCTGGCAGAAATCTCTATTGACCAAATCGAAACATTGAAAGGCAAAAACAATGTTGCGAAAAAAGATAGAAAAACTGTAGAAACTGAAACAACCACTACTACTTCTACAACAACAACGGAAGAAGGTGACAAAGCTAGCTCTGCACAAGTGGAAGAACTTTCTGGTGGATGGAAAAGATACACTGTGGAAAAATCAAATCCTGCAGATTGCCTCTGGAGAATTGCAGACAGAGAAGATATTTACAGTGATGCAAAACTTTGGCCACGAATTTTTGAAGCCAATCGTAAGTCGATTCGTAACAAAAATTTGATTTATCCAAAACAAAAATTAAATATCCCTCCAAAAACAGGGAAAATTGGAAAAGCTCCTAAGGAATAA
- the nadC gene encoding carboxylating nicotinate-nucleotide diphosphorylase produces MTRGYTTPVTEISEKDFDALVTLALEEDLPAGDITTDSLFGSEEICKADLHAKEDGVLCGLAVLPCLIRKTKAKVTWKPVLVDGDSLSKGTIIGSLEGSLVSVLKMERILLNFIQYLSGIATNANKVAKEFPNLLILDTRKTLPGYRKLAKYAVYTGGGANHRLNLSEMAMLKDNHVAKAGSIQSAVQIVRNANPEKKIELEIDGLLQLDEAIAANPDIILLDNFSDSDTEKAIETIKKNAPGIRIECSGGITPEKLKFLSKFQDIGVSMGYLTHTVKFLDISLDIK; encoded by the coding sequence ATGACTCGAGGATACACAACACCTGTCACAGAAATTTCAGAAAAGGACTTCGATGCGCTGGTAACCCTGGCTTTGGAAGAGGACTTACCTGCTGGTGACATCACTACCGATTCCCTATTTGGTTCTGAGGAAATCTGTAAGGCCGACCTCCATGCAAAAGAGGATGGTGTCTTATGTGGGCTTGCTGTTTTACCTTGCCTCATCCGAAAAACAAAAGCCAAAGTAACTTGGAAACCAGTTCTTGTTGATGGAGATTCTCTTTCTAAAGGAACAATTATTGGTTCTTTAGAAGGGTCTCTTGTCAGTGTTCTTAAAATGGAACGAATTCTCCTCAATTTTATCCAATATCTTTCCGGAATTGCAACAAACGCAAATAAGGTGGCAAAAGAGTTTCCCAATCTTCTCATTTTGGATACAAGAAAAACTTTACCTGGCTATAGGAAACTAGCTAAGTATGCAGTGTATACAGGTGGAGGAGCAAATCACAGATTGAATTTGTCAGAGATGGCGATGCTTAAAGATAATCATGTAGCAAAAGCAGGATCTATCCAATCTGCTGTGCAAATTGTTCGAAATGCTAATCCAGAGAAAAAAATAGAACTAGAAATAGATGGCCTATTACAGCTTGATGAAGCTATTGCAGCAAATCCTGATATTATTTTGTTAGATAATTTTTCTGATTCCGATACCGAAAAAGCAATCGAAACCATCAAAAAAAACGCACCTGGTATTCGTATTGAATGTTCCGGTGGGATCACTCCAGAAAAATTAAAATTCCTCTCTAAATTTCAAGATATTGGTGTGAGTATGGGTTACTTAACTCATACGGTAAAGTTTTTAGATATAAGTTTGGATATTAAATAA
- a CDS encoding RelA/SpoT family protein, whose amino-acid sequence MGLYQDIKDKQELFEAVGKRLGPEKATFIEKAYNLADKMHEGQKRLSGEPYIIHPMNVASVLDELGLDERAIAAGLLHDVVEDTNYSKEEMAREFGEDIAALVEGVTKISEIKSQSKETEAAENIRKMLLATIKDVRVMLIKLADKTHNVRTLKFQPEEKQKRIAKEVLSLYAPIAGRLGVYKVKFELEDLAFQSLHPEEYQEIKKRVSAKKSERDEYIEKIKIILKQRLAEISIDARIDGRAKHFYSIYRKMVTKEKSFSEIFDLRAVRIITNEIKDCYGVLGIVHTLWTPIPGRFKDYIATPKTNLYQSLHTTVFGPDGRPMEVQIRTKDMNAIAENGVAAHWAYKESTNLSKTSVILQNGVENAFRMKWLEILKSWQDPSLDSKEFMEELQYDLHEDEVFVFTPKGEIIEMPKGATVLDYAFRIHTDVGLHARGGKVNGRMVTLRTELKSGDQVEIITEKSSKPSPIWLRIVKTSGARQKLRAYFRKLQEDSQRETIGSVLETQAPPIDENTIKEIKKVKIKKPHKAHPHQEESKEFGISVAGWNDVPVRVASCCTPIPGDEIIGFITRGRGVSVHKKDCTTATKQLEWMKTIPVRWEGPGEPIPIQIEVRAKDVQGIYLSMVESISSTETNILEAGASSHPNGTLTAKFMLEVDHLDQLKEILENLRMIQGVVFAERVKK is encoded by the coding sequence ATGGGATTGTATCAGGATATTAAAGACAAACAGGAGTTATTTGAAGCGGTCGGGAAAAGGCTTGGGCCAGAGAAAGCCACATTTATAGAAAAAGCATACAATCTTGCTGATAAAATGCACGAGGGTCAGAAACGTTTGTCTGGGGAACCCTATATCATTCATCCCATGAATGTCGCTTCTGTTTTAGATGAACTAGGGTTGGACGAAAGAGCCATTGCTGCGGGCCTTTTGCATGATGTTGTAGAGGATACAAATTATAGCAAAGAAGAGATGGCTCGTGAATTTGGAGAGGATATTGCCGCACTTGTTGAAGGTGTGACTAAAATTTCTGAAATTAAATCTCAATCAAAAGAAACAGAAGCTGCTGAAAATATTCGTAAGATGTTACTTGCCACTATCAAAGATGTGCGAGTGATGTTAATCAAACTTGCAGATAAAACCCATAATGTTCGAACTTTAAAGTTCCAACCGGAAGAAAAACAGAAACGCATTGCAAAAGAGGTTTTGTCTCTTTATGCTCCGATTGCTGGCCGACTCGGTGTTTATAAAGTAAAGTTTGAATTAGAAGATTTAGCATTTCAGTCTCTCCATCCAGAAGAATACCAAGAAATTAAAAAACGTGTATCTGCAAAAAAATCAGAACGTGATGAATACATTGAAAAAATAAAAATAATCCTTAAACAAAGGTTAGCTGAAATCAGTATAGATGCTCGTATTGATGGTAGGGCGAAACATTTTTATTCGATTTATAGAAAGATGGTCACAAAGGAAAAATCATTTTCTGAGATTTTTGACCTTAGGGCTGTTCGTATCATTACCAATGAAATCAAAGATTGTTATGGGGTACTTGGAATTGTCCATACACTTTGGACACCAATCCCTGGTAGGTTTAAAGATTATATCGCCACTCCCAAAACAAATTTATACCAATCTCTTCATACAACTGTATTTGGGCCAGATGGTCGCCCCATGGAAGTGCAGATTCGTACAAAGGATATGAATGCCATTGCTGAAAATGGAGTGGCAGCGCACTGGGCTTATAAAGAATCTACAAATCTTTCGAAAACATCCGTCATTTTGCAAAATGGTGTAGAAAATGCTTTCCGAATGAAGTGGCTGGAGATTCTGAAATCTTGGCAAGATCCAAGTCTCGATTCCAAAGAGTTTATGGAAGAGTTACAATACGATCTCCATGAAGATGAGGTATTCGTTTTTACCCCCAAAGGTGAAATCATTGAAATGCCAAAGGGAGCCACGGTTCTTGATTATGCTTTCCGGATTCATACCGATGTAGGTTTACATGCTCGCGGTGGGAAAGTTAACGGAAGGATGGTTACACTTCGTACGGAATTAAAGTCGGGAGATCAGGTAGAGATCATCACAGAAAAAAGTTCCAAACCGTCTCCCATTTGGTTACGAATTGTTAAAACATCTGGTGCAAGGCAAAAGTTACGCGCTTATTTTCGAAAACTCCAAGAAGACTCACAACGAGAGACCATTGGTTCTGTTTTAGAAACGCAAGCCCCTCCCATTGATGAAAACACAATCAAAGAGATTAAGAAAGTTAAAATCAAAAAACCTCACAAAGCACATCCGCACCAAGAGGAATCCAAAGAGTTTGGAATCTCGGTTGCCGGTTGGAACGATGTGCCCGTGAGAGTTGCCTCTTGTTGTACACCTATCCCGGGGGATGAAATCATCGGTTTTATTACGAGAGGAAGGGGAGTGAGTGTTCATAAAAAAGATTGTACTACCGCTACCAAACAACTTGAGTGGATGAAAACCATTCCTGTGCGTTGGGAGGGACCAGGAGAACCCATCCCAATTCAAATTGAAGTTCGTGCAAAAGATGTACAAGGAATCTATTTGTCTATGGTGGAATCAATTTCCAGCACAGAAACAAATATTTTGGAAGCAGGAGCCTCTTCTCATCCCAATGGGACTCTTACCGCCAAATTTATGTTAGAAGTTGACCATTTGGACCAATTAAAGGAAATTTTAGAAAACTTACGAATGATCCAAGGTGTGGTTTTTGCAGAAAGGGTCAAAAAATAA
- a CDS encoding alpha-amylase yields MKEPLEVSLSSLVNSLPFLWAHEIWLMGVWKNSPKSRSIARSMPELQSGFRSAKQSLSSEDIYGSPYSISSYTPDPIVSNESNLTKVYELIHHLNKKLILDFVPNHMATDSPIIDSDPNLFLLANESVALKNAFLHSNGNRYVHGRDPYFDGWTDTIQWDFSNPDVEKKHIEILNTIASQCDGVRCDMAMLLLPDVFEKTHGKKSAYDWKRVITKIKTSFPNFKFYAEAYWGMENRLLELGFDATYDKSIYDAFKENNTAHISHSLKENTHPNKIRFLENHDEERAKHQFGENSHSYLSLLLCTECTILLHEGQDQGLTKKYPVQMIRVDSEMPDTKTEEFYKRALIATRKRNKDTGYFWPRYNEFGGNPVFVKSIQTENQTELILWNETNTEVSGWIPFQEGIQPRETLTDLVTGLDYPQTKSDEGIYFKLVPSQVQWFIF; encoded by the coding sequence ATGAAAGAACCTTTGGAAGTGAGCCTTAGTTCTCTTGTCAATTCACTACCTTTTCTTTGGGCTCATGAAATTTGGCTCATGGGGGTCTGGAAAAATAGCCCAAAATCTAGGTCCATTGCACGCTCCATGCCAGAACTGCAATCTGGATTCCGTTCGGCAAAACAATCTTTAAGTTCCGAGGATATTTATGGATCTCCTTATTCCATTTCTTCTTATACCCCAGACCCAATTGTATCCAATGAATCAAACCTAACAAAAGTTTACGAACTCATTCATCATTTAAATAAAAAACTGATACTAGACTTTGTACCCAATCATATGGCTACCGATTCTCCGATCATCGATTCCGATCCCAATTTGTTTCTGTTAGCAAATGAATCAGTTGCACTTAAAAACGCTTTTTTACATTCCAATGGAAACAGATATGTCCATGGACGTGATCCTTATTTTGATGGCTGGACAGATACCATCCAATGGGATTTTTCCAACCCCGATGTAGAAAAAAAACATATAGAAATCCTAAATACCATCGCAAGTCAATGTGATGGTGTTCGCTGCGATATGGCGATGTTACTTCTTCCTGATGTATTTGAAAAAACTCACGGTAAAAAATCTGCGTATGATTGGAAAAGAGTCATAACCAAAATTAAGACTAGTTTCCCTAATTTTAAATTTTACGCCGAAGCCTACTGGGGAATGGAAAACCGTTTATTAGAACTAGGGTTTGATGCAACTTATGATAAATCCATCTATGATGCATTCAAAGAAAACAATACTGCCCACATATCTCATTCATTAAAAGAAAATACTCATCCAAATAAAATTCGATTTTTAGAAAACCATGACGAAGAAAGGGCAAAACATCAATTTGGTGAAAATTCCCATTCCTATTTAAGCCTACTCTTGTGTACAGAATGTACCATATTATTACACGAAGGCCAAGACCAGGGGTTAACTAAAAAATATCCAGTCCAAATGATTCGCGTTGATTCAGAAATGCCAGATACAAAGACAGAAGAGTTTTACAAACGTGCCTTAATTGCCACTAGGAAAAGAAATAAAGATACTGGCTATTTTTGGCCAAGATACAATGAGTTTGGAGGGAATCCCGTTTTTGTGAAATCAATCCAAACAGAGAATCAAACAGAACTAATCCTATGGAACGAAACAAATACTGAAGTATCCGGATGGATCCCTTTTCAAGAAGGAATCCAACCCAGGGAAACATTAACTGATCTAGTAACAGGATTGGACTATCCTCAAACCAAATCTGATGAAGGTATTTATTTCAAACTAGTCCCAAGCCAAGTGCAGTGGTTTATTTTTTGA